ttcaCCCTAcaaacaaatttatttaccTTGTTAAAAGCAAATTGTCACTGGTGAGTCCAGAATTCTGACCAAAAAGAAGTCTGAAGCTGGAAAAGGACCCAGTTTACCACACTGTCTTACAAGACCCTCTTAGATTCATTTGGTTTGTAGGAACTTTCTTAAAAACTATGTCTTGTACCCTGTCTTTGTTCATGAATCCCACAGATTCTGGCTAATTGCACACAGGCAATTCAGAGTTACACTGCAAGTGTACATGTGTGAGCTCTCTGATTTatcctccagccctgcaggggcATAATTTCTGTGCTTCAGCACAATAAACAGTAAATTTACTCTTAAGAACAAGAGATTTTTCTTTGGTGCTATGAAAGGACTTGCTTTGGCAAGAACATAGGTGGAAAATTAGTGCTGTGTTCACAGCACACATACATGTCCAGCTAGGTGGGTATTTGTGCCCACTTCCAGCTACCAGAGAGAGGATCTAGTCACAGCTACCAGAGAGAGGATCAGCAGCACAACATGGTGTCAAGCCAAACCTCAAGGCATTTCCTATATGCTAGTTATTGGGCAAATTGTCCTGTCTGCAGATGGTCCTACACATTTATTTCATACCTAGAGAAAGAGGTCTGTTGACTCAAAACACACTCAAAAGGTATGGGGGTAATTTTTAGTAAGGCTCTGAAATAACAGAGTAACACATTACCAACTTTTTGACAATTATTTGTACAAAGTAGATTTGTACAAGATTTGTACAAGTTTCTTAATTCTCAAAAATTTGGTGTGAATTCTGTGAGTAGGGCTGTGTCACAGCTATCTATAGGCAGTTCTAAATACTCcagatgatattttttttctataaatgaCAATAACCATCCCCTCTGGCCTAGCGACATCAGTGGAGTTCTAACCTAAACCAAATGCATCCAGCACTTTTCCAAGATCAGCCCTGAAAGAGTGAAGATAattcatcccatcccacagtTCCTTGTCTAAATCAAGttgcagagaaacagagagagtTGTGACCCTGGCACACTGAAAAAGCACAGCAGTGCCTAATGAGTGAAAGCCTGTCCCAAGGTGACCTGCCATTGGGCTTGGACGCTTCATCCTGCACCAGATTTCTCAAGCCAGCTTACTTTCCTACTCTGAACCTATAAGGAGCCCTTCAGCTCCACATTCCTACCCTCCTGGCTTCCCAGCgagatgggaaaagaaatgagCAGCCTGCAGAGCTCTGGTGTGTGCTCTTGGTAAGTCAGTAAATATACACAGCCAAACCCCGTCCAGATTGCCATGATTTCTCTGGCACTAAATCTGACCACTTGCACAAGGAGGTCCACTCAAGTCAGGTCTGTTACCTACGTGGTAAGGTCGCTATTCAGAATGAAAGGTCATTACTTGGCCTCCACTGAAAAAAAGGGTTTGCTTGTTTACCCAATGGATGGCAAAGGAAATGTTTAGATGTGATACATAACacttctgaaaaagaagaaCTTCTTTCTTAGGGAGCGAAACCACAGTAGAAGCCAAAAGGAGCCAAATTACACTACCCTCCTGGACTGGCCCCCTTACCACAGAAAGTCTCTCTGAATTTCGATGTCAGCTTTTCAATCACACCGTAGGTCTCCACATAGAAGACATGTTCATCTAGTGGCTCACTGGCCATTATCCTCAGGGACTGCATGTCTGCCCGGTCCACCCCAACCGCGTAGATCTCAATGCCAGCTCTCCGGGCACTCGCTGCCACCTCTTGGACCTGGTCTTGTGGCCTTCCATCTGTCACAACAATGACCACCTTGGGGATGTTGAGGGTTGCTGGCCGGGTGCCCATTTCCTCAGTGAAGACTTCATCCATAGCAGTCTGGATAGCAAGGCCAGTCATGGTGCCAGCAGACAAGGGTTCAATGCGAGACACAGCCTCCTTCAGAGAGGCTTTGTCGAAATAGGTCCGGAGGGGGAACTCCACCTTGACAGTGCTCGCGTAATTCATGACCGCCACACGCGTCGTCCTTTCCCCAACATCCAGGGTATCAATCATTTCTGACAGAAAGACTTTCACTTTCTCAAACTCTTCAGGTCGGACACTACGGGAACTGTCTACAATGAAGACAAGGTCCAGGGGCCGGTTCTTGCAGGTGGTGTCTGTCAAGAAGGAAGGGAAACATTCAGTTGTCTCCTACACAGGATAGGAGCTCTCACTCAAGAGGAGTGAGTGCTGCCATGGCAAACTACCCCTACCAGATAATGTTGCTTGATTCTTTAGGAAGAGGCTTAAAATTATAGTGAGCAACATAttagaaatttttaaatattaattttgacaAGTAAATTAAACAATTTGACAAGTTCAATTAAATAATTGAACTTTTCTAAGTATTAACAGATTAACGGATAGGTGCACATTTGAACCCTCAAAATGTCTAACTATCCTTGAAACTAAGGGTTGTGGCTTTCATGTAACAGCCAAAACAGAGATGTAGcaattatatataaatgtatttactgtttatttttgtaacaATAAAGCCAGAATTCCACTTTTTATaagataaagaaataaaatggcaAAAGAACTGGCCAGATCATATAGTGAACAGATCCTAATATCTTTTAGGATAGTAGCAACATAACTTGCTAAATAGGAATTATCTCTTTGTAATTCACAATCCAAAGTacacaagaagaaataaaggcCAACAGAAAAAAGACACAAATGATGATGCATAAAGGTTTCTTTAGAAGTTGTTACTGTTTTAAGGCTTCTAGAGCatagagaaaaatgaaattacttaTGAAGTAACTTTACATGTAAAAATGGACATTTACACACTTACTTCTAGCTTCCAAAATTCCTCACTGACATATAAATCTAGGAACAGAAAAGCCACAGCTCAGATCAGAGACAGGCATCACTTCTAAGAAGACAAAAACCAATTAAGACAGCAACAGCAGGCACCCCAAACATACCCTCCCTGTCCTGATACCCTGACCTGACACTGACGGTGCCATGTACTTAGTTTATACCATCAAGATTGGATTTGCAGAAGGTTTATGAAAAACACACAACCCAAAAGCAGAGTATTTTCTATAAAAGAGACATTCTGGCTCAAGAGTGCATTAAATAGTAAAATATGAGGTGTTCAGTTTGAATTCGCTCCCTGAGAGCAGTTTTGGGATCACACTTCTCCTGGCTACTGTCAAGTTCACTTTTATCATTccagctgaaatgaaaaaagaaaaaacaaacctactTCACGAGTCTTTTAAAAGTAGAGGTGAAAACAGCACTTTTTTTCAAGGcattaaaaaacttttttctgttgttcaagtgaaaacagagggaaaaaaatcaaattgcaCGAATTCCATCAGGAGGCATAGCAGCAGAGTTGATTTTGCCTTTGGACAGAGTAACAGACCAGACACCAGACAAGTCTAGGATCCCATACAGGTATATTCTATATAAATCTACATAACTCAGTTTTGCCTTTGGGAAGctgagaaaacatgaagaaatggAACGTGCACACATAGCTTAAGACATGAAGAAAGACACACGAGGTttgtcctaaaaaaaaaaaaaaaaaaaaaaaaatagaaaaagaccAAATGCAGGATTTGTAGGTAGAATTCTCTTTTATagattaagggaaaaaaaatttttttcaacagATCCTTCCGCGAGTCTGAAATAACGTTGTTCGGGGAAATGAGCGCAGGTAGGGAAGAGCTATGCGGGTTTTAGGGCCGTTCCCGGAGCGGCAGCGGGGCAGCAGCGGGCGAAGAGCGGAGCAAGTGGGGCCGGGGGGCAGCGGGTCGGGGGGTCCCCCCGGGATGCGGTACCTGCGGAGGGGCCGCCGGGGCGCGGCTGCCGGCGCGGGCGGAGCGCGGAGCCCCGAGGGGCCGCGGGCAGCGCCAACGCCAGGCAGCAGCCGAGGATGCCGAGCGCTCGCCCCATGGTGCCGAGGATGCCGAGCGCTCGCCTCATGGtgccgccgccggccccgcgcccgcggCCCCGCTTTTAAAGCTGCCAGGACGGGCAGGGGGGACGGGACACCGAGGTGGCATCGGCCGCACCCGCCGCCTCGTCTCCAGGAAGGGCCGGCGGCTGTCGCTTCCCCGCCCTGGCGGGCGCTCAGCCGGGCGAACATTAAAGCTCAACGTTGTGTTCCTGCGGTTCAaacctgggagcagagggagccgAGGCACAAACCCACCCGTTCTTCCTCCACTGGAAGTGTCTGGTCCAGGCTAACTTTGCACTTCAGGCTCCAGGGCAGTATTTGCAAAGAACGTGAGAAAGCTCACGGCTTGATCACC
This DNA window, taken from Pseudopipra pipra isolate bDixPip1 chromosome 3, bDixPip1.hap1, whole genome shotgun sequence, encodes the following:
- the MATN3 gene encoding matrilin-3, which gives rise to MRRALGILGTMGRALGILGCCLALALPAAPRGSALRPRRQPRPGGPSADTTCKNRPLDLVFIVDSSRSVRPEEFEKVKVFLSEMIDTLDVGERTTRVAVMNYASTVKVEFPLRTYFDKASLKEAVSRIEPLSAGTMTGLAIQTAMDEVFTEEMGTRPATLNIPKVVIVVTDGRPQDQVQEVAASARRAGIEIYAVGVDRADMQSLRIMASEPLDEHVFYVETYGVIEKLTSKFRETFCAVNVCALGIHDCEQFCVRNGRSYLCDCYEGYTLNPDKRTCSAVDMCAPGRHDCDQICVSNNGSYVCDCHEGYTLNPDKKTCSAMDMCAPGRHDCAQVCLSNDGSYSCGCYEGYTLNPDKKTCSAVDVCAPGRHDCEQVCVRGDLFFSCDCYQGYTLNPDKKTCSRAITSSLVTTEESCKCEAIAALQDSVTSRLEALSTKLDEVSEKLRAYQDRQQVV